The Triticum dicoccoides isolate Atlit2015 ecotype Zavitan chromosome 6A, WEW_v2.0, whole genome shotgun sequence genome has a window encoding:
- the LOC119317522 gene encoding WRKY transcription factor WRKY24-like, with the protein MCDYFLKRAEGHQQAGDLTDIVRAGGAMPAGSADPPSTATEWLQLPADPILFPLPQTSSSDGAGPSSADALGDPFSGLPDAFSTDYPSSSGSAAADFFDAVQDAMGVGMAKQVGFVDTTGCGGGGTTAGAGGGFLDMRNHHMFPGEMPMRGLSPYALMGGGAAKLGVPMAGHGLAAGPCAFDAVAGLQMSSSPRGGGIKRRKNQARKVVCIPAPAAAVAGKTTGEVVPSDLWAWRKYGQKPIKGSPYPRGYYRCSSSKGCPARKQVERSRTDPNMLVITYTSEHNHPWPTQRNVLAGSTRSHYAKNSSNTDAASSKNSKNSSRNQHKPVVKAESKDQSAATPAATSTTTTATTSTGNNTPPMAVKEEAEMERRIGGDTTATVGYYSDHLLQQMFSQSYRPMMPEEAGGYHQQDDFFADLTELDSDPVSLIFSTEYMEARPGKEKAAAKDDVDSLFMMDWAPASAAVTTSAGSALEQGDMGL; encoded by the exons ATGTGCGACTACTTCTTGAAGAGGGCTGAGGGCCACCAGCAGGCCGGAGACCTCACCGACATCGTCCGAGCCGGCGGGGCCATGCCGGCTGGCTCTGCGGATCCCCCGTCGACGGCCACCGAGTGGCTGCAGCTGCCGGCTGACCCGATCCTCTTCCCGCTGCCCCAGACGTCGTCCTCGGACGGTGCTGGGCCGAGCAGCGCAGACGCTCTCGGTGACCCGTTCTCCGGCCTCCCGGATGCCTTCAGCACCGACTACCCCTCCTCCTCCGGCAGCGCCGCCGCcgacttcttcgacgccgtccAGGACGCGATGGGTGTCGGCATGGCCAAGCAGGTCGGCTTCGTCGACACgaccggctgcggcggcggtggaacAACTGCCGGTGCTGGTGGCGGGTTCCTGGACATGAGGAATCACCATATGTTTCCAGGGGAGATGCCGATGCGCGGGCTGTCGCCGTACGCGCTGATGGGCGGTGGCGCGGCGAAGCTCGGCGTGCCGATGGCCGGGCACGGGCTGGCGGCTGGCCCGTGCGCGTTCGACGCCGTCGCAGGGCTGCAGATGTCGTCCTCACCGCGTGGCGGGGGGATCAAGCGCAG GAAGAACCAGGCAAGGAAGGTGGTGTGCATCCCAGCACCTGCAGCAGCAGTGGCTGGGAAGACCACTGGGGAGGTTGTTCCTTCTGATCTCTGGGCTTGGAGAAAGTATGGCCAGAAGCCTATCAAAGGTTCCCCATACCCAAG AGGGTACTACAGATGCAGTAGCTCCAAGGGGTGCCCTGCACGGAAGCAAGTGGAGCGCAGCCGGACGGACCCCAACATGCTGGTCATCACCTACACCTCGGAGCACAACCACCCGTGGCCGACGCAGCGCAACGTGCTCGCCGGCTCCACTCGGTCCCACTACGCGAAGAACAGCAGCAACACAGATGCAGCTTCGTCCAAGAACAGCAAGAACTCCTCGCGCAACCAGCACAAGCCAGTCGTCAAGGCAGAATCAAAGGACCAATCCGCCGCCACCCCGGCCGCGACGAGCACGACCACCACGGCGACCACAAGCACCGGCAACAACACACCTCCGATGGCTGTGAAAGAGGAGGCCGAAATGGAGAGAAGGATAGGCGGTGATACTACAGCAACGGTGGGTTATTACAGTGACCATCTCCTGCAGCAGATGTTCAGCCAGAGCTACAGGCCGATGATGCCCGAGGAGGCCGGCGGCTATCACCAGCAGGACGACTTCTTCGCCGACCTCACTGAGCTGGACTCCGACCCTGTCAGCCTCATCTTCTCCACGGAGTACATGGAGGCCAGACCTGGCAAGGAGAAGGCAGCAGCCAAGGACGACGTGGATTCATTATTCATGATGGACTGGGCGCCCGCTAGTGCTGCTGTTACTACTTCTGCAGGGAGCGCACTTGAGCAAGGGGACATGGGTTTATGA